The genomic interval CAGATCACCAACTATGTCAATTTTTACGAATTTTCAACCGACAAAACCGCCCCCGTCAAACTTTCCCAAAAGATGAAAACAGATCCGTGGAGTGTTGGCTTTTTCGGCGACATCAAAACCGAACAGATGCTTAGAGTGGATGAGCTCATCGTCAAATTTGGACTAGAGGAGCGGATTTACCGTTTTCGCTGTGTCGAAGGCTGGTCGATGGTCGTTCCGTGGATCGGCTTTCCACTGTACAAACTGCTCGACTACCTAGAGCCAAACAGCAAAGCCAAATACGTCAAGTTCACGACACGCCACGACCCTAGCCTCTTTCCCGACCAAAGCAAAGGCATTTTTGCTTCCATTCCACATCCCTACGTTGAAGGCTTGCGCATGGACGAGGCACGCAACCCACTCACGTTCATCGCTGTGGGCATGTACGGCAAACGCCTGCTTCCGCAAAATGGTGCACCGATTCGTCTTGTCGTGCCATGGAAATACGGCTTTAAGTCCATCAAATCACTCGATCTCATTGAATGCGTGGAAACCGAACCGCTTAACACATGGCAAGCCATTGACGCTAAAGAGTACGGCTTTTACGCCAATGTTAATCCTGCCGTTGACCACCCAAGATGGACACAATCCAAAGA from Sulfurospirillum multivorans DSM 12446 carries:
- the msrP gene encoding protein-methionine-sulfoxide reductase catalytic subunit MsrP — protein: MNITPEALFEARRHFLKLGAGALVSSTAISQLLAETPLDMSLTYTPDPNPLKLSPNTLEQITNYVNFYEFSTDKTAPVKLSQKMKTDPWSVGFFGDIKTEQMLRVDELIVKFGLEERIYRFRCVEGWSMVVPWIGFPLYKLLDYLEPNSKAKYVKFTTRHDPSLFPDQSKGIFASIPHPYVEGLRMDEARNPLTFIAVGMYGKRLLPQNGAPIRLVVPWKYGFKSIKSLDLIECVETEPLNTWQAIDAKEYGFYANVNPAVDHPRWTQSKERLLGKLTKQATLPFNGYEKEVASLYAGMDLRKFF